Proteins from one Corvus cornix cornix isolate S_Up_H32 chromosome 19, ASM73873v5, whole genome shotgun sequence genomic window:
- the TXNDC17 gene encoding thioredoxin domain-containing protein 17 produces MGWEEMQVRGYPEFVRTAQSYHGRPIFALFCGDKDAEGRSWCPDCVTAEPVVRKELHNLPDESVFIYCLVGDRAYWKDPNNEFRRNLKLTGVPTLLKYGTPQKLVEEECFKAELVRMLFTED; encoded by the exons atgggctgggaggagaTGCAGGTTCGCGGGTACCCCGAGTTCGTGCGGACAGCGCAGAGCTACCACGGCCGACCCATCTTCGCGCTTTTCTGCGGCGATAAGGACGCCgagggcaggagctggtgtCCGGACTGCGTGACGG ctGAGCCAGTTGTGAGAAAGGAACTTCATAACCTGCCTGATGAGTCAGTTTTCATCTACTGTCTAGTAGGAGATAGAGCCTA CTGGAAGGATCCCAACAATGAATTCAGGAGGAATCTGAAACTAACAGGAGTGCCCACACTACTTAAATACGGAACA CCTCAGAAGCTGGTCGAAGAAGAATGTTTTAAAGCAGAGCTTGTGCGTATGTTGTTTACTGAAGACTAA